A portion of the Simkania negevensis Z genome contains these proteins:
- a CDS encoding glycogen synthase: protein MYIVHVTTELAPIAKVGGLGDMIQGLGKALVKEGELVEVILPFYDTIDKKKLSNLKVEMEELSSFFNMGTCKNTVWSAELEGLKLILIKPHHEKGYFDRGKIYGEEDDKMRFIYFSRAALEYLLKARKHPDILNLHDWLTGLCAPLYREVYQPLGLRIKKIITTIHNMQYQGKCSPEQFASIGLHPDPLLTKDKLQDHQDPEKLNILKGAIVYSDFLTTVSPSYAQEVKREKGFGLGPLLTEHSKKLKGILNGIDTEYWNPATDPMLYENYESDPNHLQDLLDAKKANRKHLSKRIHIQYDKVPLFSVVTRLVKQKGPELIQHGLEYALKKGGQFILLGTPYEEDVKTAFYALREEYRDNPHIHFHFEYDEALAHATYASADFILIPSIFEPCGLTQMIALRYGTIPIVHKVGGLKDTIYDIDHEEIPLEERNGYTFDFPSQDSLNWSIDRAYEHFKHDESKRLLMLKNGLGHDWSWKTSALTYLELYHLAIAKSR, encoded by the coding sequence ATGTATATCGTTCATGTGACAACAGAACTTGCACCTATTGCAAAGGTGGGTGGCCTTGGTGATATGATCCAAGGTTTAGGGAAAGCGCTTGTAAAAGAAGGAGAGCTCGTCGAAGTTATTCTCCCTTTTTACGATACCATTGATAAAAAAAAGCTCTCCAATCTCAAAGTTGAAATGGAAGAGCTCTCTTCTTTTTTTAATATGGGAACATGCAAAAACACCGTCTGGTCGGCAGAATTGGAAGGGCTTAAGCTGATTTTAATCAAGCCTCATCATGAAAAGGGTTATTTTGACCGAGGGAAAATTTATGGGGAAGAAGATGACAAAATGCGCTTCATCTATTTTTCTCGTGCCGCTCTTGAATACCTATTAAAAGCCAGAAAGCATCCCGACATCCTAAACCTCCATGATTGGTTAACGGGCCTCTGCGCTCCTCTCTACCGTGAAGTGTACCAACCTCTAGGGTTGCGGATCAAAAAAATTATCACAACAATTCACAATATGCAGTACCAAGGAAAGTGCAGTCCCGAGCAGTTTGCTTCGATTGGACTCCATCCAGATCCTCTTTTGACAAAAGACAAACTCCAAGACCATCAAGACCCTGAAAAGCTCAACATTTTAAAAGGCGCCATCGTCTACTCAGATTTTTTAACCACCGTTTCACCTTCCTACGCCCAAGAAGTTAAACGAGAAAAAGGATTTGGGTTGGGTCCCCTCCTTACTGAGCACAGCAAAAAACTGAAAGGAATCTTAAATGGAATTGACACCGAATACTGGAACCCTGCAACAGACCCCATGCTCTATGAAAATTATGAAAGCGATCCGAATCATCTTCAAGACCTTCTCGACGCAAAAAAGGCCAACCGGAAACATCTATCAAAACGAATCCATATCCAATACGATAAAGTTCCGTTATTTTCAGTCGTCACCCGTCTCGTAAAACAAAAAGGACCAGAACTTATTCAACATGGCCTCGAATACGCCCTTAAAAAAGGGGGCCAATTTATTCTCTTGGGAACCCCGTACGAAGAAGATGTAAAAACAGCATTTTACGCCCTTCGCGAAGAGTATCGGGACAACCCCCACATCCACTTTCACTTTGAATATGACGAAGCCCTTGCACATGCGACTTATGCATCAGCTGATTTCATTTTGATCCCCTCTATTTTTGAACCGTGTGGCCTTACACAAATGATTGCTCTCCGCTACGGCACGATTCCCATTGTTCATAAAGTGGGAGGACTGAAAGACACCATCTATGATATCGATCATGAAGAAATTCCTTTAGAAGAGCGGAATGGATATACATTTGATTTCCCTTCACAAGATAGCTTGAACTGGTCGATCGATCGAGCCTATGAGCACTTCAAACACGATGAAAGTAAAAGGCTCTTGATGCTGAAAAATGGACTAGGACATGACTGGAGCTGGAAAACCTCAGCTCTCACTTACCTTGAACTCTACCATCTAGCCATTGCTAAATCAAGATAA
- the pgsA gene encoding CDP-diacylglycerol--glycerol-3-phosphate 3-phosphatidyltransferase, with translation MKTKVVDSQTVEKSSFPVKLPLILTIGRIFISPIFLIFYLKYQHLGITLHALPFVLIFLLGLSELSDFFDGYLARKFHVVTELGKILDPMADSITRLTILLTFTQGFIDLPLLLVFVFVYRDAMISTLRTVCALKGVTLAARTSGKIKAVLQAISIFLILILMIPYAWGALSLMQLQQISLFIISGAAFYTVFSGAEYIYSNRLYIKQAWQ, from the coding sequence TTGAAAACTAAGGTTGTAGATTCTCAAACTGTAGAAAAGAGTTCTTTTCCAGTTAAACTTCCATTGATTTTGACAATTGGGCGGATTTTTATCAGTCCAATCTTCCTGATTTTCTATCTCAAGTACCAACATTTAGGTATCACGCTTCATGCGCTTCCCTTTGTTTTGATTTTCTTACTTGGATTATCTGAGCTTTCCGACTTTTTTGATGGATATCTTGCTCGCAAGTTCCATGTTGTCACAGAACTTGGAAAGATTCTCGACCCCATGGCCGACAGTATTACCCGTCTGACGATTTTGCTCACTTTTACTCAAGGCTTTATTGATTTACCGCTATTACTTGTCTTTGTGTTTGTCTATCGAGATGCGATGATTAGCACTCTGAGGACAGTATGTGCGTTGAAAGGGGTGACGTTAGCTGCTAGAACGAGCGGTAAGATCAAGGCAGTCCTTCAGGCGATTTCCATTTTCCTTATCTTGATTTTGATGATTCCTTATGCTTGGGGAGCTCTTTCTCTCATGCAGCTCCAGCAGATCAGTCTGTTCATTATTTCGGGAGCAGCCTTTTATACGGTCTTTTCGGGAGCAGAGTACATCTACTCGAATCGCCTCTATATCAAGCAAGCATGGCAATAA
- the rlmN gene encoding 23S rRNA (adenine(2503)-C(2))-methyltransferase RlmN — protein sequence MQILEFIGDALELVGLLPGELKGWLEENGEPAYRYKQIFDWLYKKTVFAFDEMANLPKSLREKLAASFSLPSLTLMTIEDSADEETTKFLWKLRDGKLVESVLISSGDRRTVCVSSQVGCPARCAFCASGKEGLIRNLTAGEIHEQVLQIQAQLKKKGEHVSHIVFMGMGEPLDNYDQVVKALRLLTHPLALNLSPRRITVSTVGVVEGIEKLMDEEISVNLALSLHAPNQNLRKKIVPYSRKYLLEDILKAVDLYSKKTKRDLTYEYVLLKGINDSRKEAQELGELLKGQHCCVNLIPYNPVDGLNLKRPEKESIEAFREILDRAGIRSTWRYTKGKDIAAACGQLALKKMPPKEEALITL from the coding sequence TTGCAAATTTTAGAATTTATTGGTGACGCTTTGGAATTAGTTGGGTTACTTCCTGGAGAATTAAAAGGTTGGCTTGAAGAAAATGGAGAGCCGGCATACCGCTACAAACAGATTTTTGATTGGCTGTATAAGAAAACGGTCTTTGCGTTTGATGAGATGGCTAATTTGCCAAAAAGTTTACGGGAAAAGTTAGCTGCATCTTTTTCTCTTCCTAGTTTAACGCTGATGACTATTGAAGACTCCGCTGATGAGGAGACAACAAAATTTCTGTGGAAACTTCGGGATGGTAAACTTGTTGAATCTGTTTTGATTTCTTCTGGAGATAGGCGAACAGTCTGCGTTTCTTCGCAAGTAGGATGTCCTGCGCGTTGCGCTTTTTGTGCTTCGGGAAAAGAAGGTCTCATCCGTAATCTTACAGCTGGAGAAATTCACGAGCAGGTACTTCAAATTCAAGCGCAGCTCAAAAAAAAGGGAGAGCATGTTTCACATATCGTTTTCATGGGAATGGGGGAGCCTCTCGATAATTACGACCAAGTCGTCAAAGCGCTTCGTCTATTAACCCACCCGCTTGCTCTCAATCTTTCTCCTCGGCGTATTACAGTCTCCACCGTGGGGGTCGTTGAAGGAATCGAAAAGCTTATGGATGAAGAGATTTCAGTTAATCTAGCCCTTTCCCTTCATGCACCCAACCAGAACCTGCGTAAGAAAATCGTTCCTTATTCGCGTAAATACCTTTTAGAAGACATTTTGAAGGCCGTTGATCTTTATTCTAAGAAGACAAAACGGGATCTGACGTACGAATATGTTCTTCTAAAGGGAATCAATGATAGCCGAAAAGAGGCTCAGGAGCTCGGAGAGCTCTTAAAAGGGCAGCATTGCTGCGTTAACTTGATTCCCTATAATCCTGTAGATGGTCTGAACTTAAAGCGGCCAGAGAAAGAGTCAATTGAAGCCTTTCGTGAGATCCTAGATCGAGCAGGAATCCGCAGTACATGGCGCTATACGAAAGGAAAGGATATTGCAGCGGCTTGTGGCCAATTAGCGTTAAAAAAAATGCCTCCTAAGGAGGAGGCACTTATTACTTTATAA
- a CDS encoding glycine--tRNA ligase: protein MGKNMLTFQQIITKLSTFWANQGCVIQQGHDLEVGAGTFNPATFLRSLGPEPYNTVYVEPSRRPQDGRFGENPNRLQLFHQMQVIMKPSPLEIQQMYVESLEAIGFDLSKHDIRFVHDDWESPTLGAWGLGWEVWLDGMEVTQFTYFQSVAGYNLEPISVELTYGLERLCMVLQKKDNFFDMMWNETLTYGDIFHRNEVEWSHYNFNRASTEMWLRHFDDFEKEAKTLADLHLPIPAYDFVMKASHAFNILEARGVLSVTERMGYITRVRDLAKIAASEFLESRKQLGFPLVKRLETKKLESHAHSLSKAFDASHKEDFLLEIGSEELPAAFVPIGCQSLKQALEKLLKSVDLSFDHIQVFGAPRRLSALVKNLAYGTKNTSTVRKGPPLSLAFDERGNLTKQGSGFFQSIDSEEKPTLEEIKRGKVPGVSIQEIKGSDYLSCNLEKKGVSTAEILGKHLPKLIADLSFPKKMRWAEFDLTYARPLHWIVSLHGKEVVPFSMAGIHSGNVSRGHRQLNPKPFSIKHASDYVEELKKHLVYVDIEERRASILKQLKAIESETKTVALEKEKVMKEVLYLSEWPQLFHASFNTKFLKVPEEVLTSEMIEHQRYFPLAETSGKLSNHFVITADNHPNETIRSGNEHVLTARLSDGEFLYKQDLETSLDEFAEKLHAIIFQKDLGTVGEKADRLKHEAVILAQALQLSSEKKVARAAKLAKADLATELVQEFPNLQGVIGKHYALHQKEDDEIALAIEEHWMPKAEGGALPKTHTGTVVSLADKLDNLIGYFSVGLKPTSSSDPYALRRQTIGFIKILIENSLSLDLQGILTEMSSLFKYHDKKELVQDLMEYITSRSKGVLEDYGFKKDEIEASLAGLCIDPYDQFLKTKSLHAFRQSPEFTQLYEVYKRAKGQLENQETFALQSDQLVEKAEIALHQLFKEISDPFNAAMDKRDYEQAFSLLAKLQKPLGTLFDEVKILADDPKVRQNRLALLQEVFACFSKVMDFSKLQIL from the coding sequence ATGGGTAAAAATATGCTCACTTTTCAACAAATCATTACCAAGCTCTCAACCTTTTGGGCAAATCAAGGCTGTGTAATCCAACAAGGCCATGACCTCGAGGTTGGGGCTGGCACCTTCAACCCTGCGACTTTTTTGCGCTCACTTGGGCCTGAGCCTTATAACACAGTCTATGTCGAGCCCTCTAGACGGCCTCAAGATGGACGTTTTGGAGAAAACCCGAACCGACTTCAGCTCTTTCATCAAATGCAAGTGATCATGAAACCTTCCCCACTCGAAATTCAACAAATGTATGTAGAATCCCTCGAAGCCATTGGTTTCGACCTTTCCAAACACGATATCAGGTTTGTTCATGACGATTGGGAATCTCCAACACTTGGCGCATGGGGACTCGGTTGGGAAGTGTGGCTCGATGGAATGGAAGTAACGCAATTTACCTATTTTCAATCAGTTGCAGGTTATAACTTAGAACCTATCAGTGTCGAACTCACCTATGGTTTAGAGCGCCTTTGCATGGTCCTCCAGAAAAAAGACAACTTCTTTGACATGATGTGGAATGAAACTTTGACCTATGGAGATATCTTTCATCGTAATGAAGTGGAGTGGAGTCACTATAATTTTAACCGAGCTTCCACTGAAATGTGGCTAAGACACTTTGATGATTTTGAGAAAGAAGCCAAAACTTTAGCCGATCTTCACTTGCCAATTCCCGCTTACGACTTTGTCATGAAAGCTTCTCATGCATTCAACATATTAGAAGCCCGTGGTGTTCTATCCGTGACTGAAAGAATGGGTTACATCACTCGCGTAAGAGATTTGGCAAAAATTGCAGCCTCAGAGTTTCTTGAGTCACGCAAACAGCTTGGCTTTCCTTTGGTCAAACGTCTAGAAACAAAGAAACTCGAATCTCACGCGCACTCTCTTTCAAAAGCATTCGACGCTTCACACAAAGAAGACTTCCTTCTTGAAATCGGATCGGAAGAACTCCCAGCTGCATTTGTGCCTATTGGATGTCAAAGCTTAAAGCAAGCTCTTGAAAAGCTTCTTAAGTCGGTCGATCTCTCATTTGATCATATTCAGGTTTTTGGTGCGCCGCGCCGTTTAAGCGCTTTAGTCAAAAACCTCGCCTATGGCACCAAAAACACTTCAACCGTTCGCAAAGGCCCTCCCCTATCTCTTGCATTTGATGAAAGAGGAAACTTGACAAAACAAGGAAGCGGTTTTTTCCAATCGATCGACTCAGAAGAAAAACCAACTTTAGAAGAAATCAAGCGCGGGAAAGTTCCCGGTGTCTCCATTCAAGAAATCAAAGGAAGCGATTACCTCAGCTGTAATCTTGAAAAGAAAGGCGTTTCAACTGCAGAAATTTTAGGAAAACACCTTCCGAAATTAATTGCCGACCTCAGTTTCCCGAAAAAAATGCGTTGGGCAGAATTTGACCTCACTTATGCTCGCCCTCTTCATTGGATTGTATCATTGCACGGCAAAGAAGTTGTTCCTTTTAGTATGGCAGGAATCCATTCAGGAAATGTGTCACGTGGTCATCGACAACTCAATCCCAAACCTTTCTCCATTAAACACGCTTCAGATTACGTCGAAGAGTTGAAAAAACACTTAGTTTACGTCGATATTGAAGAGCGTCGAGCTTCAATTTTAAAGCAGCTTAAAGCCATCGAATCAGAAACTAAAACCGTCGCTCTTGAAAAAGAAAAGGTAATGAAAGAAGTTCTTTATCTTAGTGAGTGGCCCCAGCTTTTCCATGCCTCCTTCAACACCAAGTTTTTAAAAGTGCCAGAAGAAGTTCTCACTTCTGAAATGATCGAACATCAACGGTATTTCCCCCTTGCTGAGACTTCAGGCAAACTCTCAAACCACTTTGTTATCACAGCCGACAACCATCCAAACGAAACCATTCGCTCAGGAAATGAGCACGTTCTTACCGCACGTCTTTCTGATGGTGAGTTTCTCTATAAGCAAGATTTAGAAACATCGCTCGATGAATTTGCTGAAAAACTACACGCGATCATCTTTCAAAAAGATTTAGGGACTGTTGGCGAAAAGGCCGATCGCCTTAAGCACGAAGCTGTCATTTTAGCTCAAGCCCTTCAACTCAGCTCTGAAAAAAAAGTTGCGCGAGCAGCCAAGCTTGCTAAAGCAGACCTTGCCACTGAACTCGTTCAAGAATTCCCCAACTTGCAAGGCGTGATTGGAAAGCACTACGCTCTTCACCAAAAAGAAGACGACGAAATTGCTCTCGCAATTGAAGAGCACTGGATGCCCAAAGCTGAAGGTGGCGCACTTCCTAAAACACACACAGGAACCGTTGTGAGTCTTGCCGATAAGCTTGACAACCTCATTGGTTACTTTAGTGTGGGGCTTAAACCGACTTCATCAAGTGATCCCTATGCACTCCGACGCCAAACAATTGGCTTCATTAAAATTCTGATCGAAAACTCTCTGAGTTTAGACCTTCAAGGCATTCTAACAGAAATGAGCTCTCTTTTTAAGTATCACGATAAAAAAGAGCTTGTTCAAGACCTCATGGAATACATTACAAGCCGCTCAAAAGGAGTTTTAGAGGATTACGGATTCAAAAAAGACGAAATCGAAGCCTCTCTAGCAGGGCTTTGTATCGACCCCTACGATCAGTTTCTCAAAACCAAGTCCCTCCATGCCTTCCGCCAAAGCCCAGAATTCACTCAGCTCTATGAAGTCTACAAACGGGCCAAAGGACAGCTTGAAAACCAAGAAACCTTTGCCCTCCAGAGCGACCAATTAGTTGAAAAAGCTGAAATTGCTCTACATCAATTGTTTAAAGAAATTTCAGACCCATTTAACGCTGCAATGGACAAAAGAGACTATGAACAGGCATTCAGCCTCTTAGCAAAGCTCCAAAAGCCCCTAGGGACCTTATTTGACGAGGTCAAAATCCTCGCTGATGACCCAAAGGTTCGCCAAAATCGTTTGGCCCTTCTACAAGAAGTTTTCGCCTGTTTCAGCAAGGTCATGGATTTTAGCAAGCTTCAAATCCTCTAA
- a CDS encoding TIR domain-containing protein — MKLSIYFAGSIQKDHEQNDSYWTEEDFASLRTLLDPHYVHILNPAERTDDLSDEFAVFGRDMTQIYLADLLFVDARHRRGLGVGAEMMWAKVLGKPVVVLAPKESHYRKAIASLLGQPIDDYIHPFVESLSDCIADSLEEGAAWILEFASGEVGPIKDLETIEEAMQYYREMQFPQDKPMKQLIESSEMLQERFNLSPKFILK; from the coding sequence TTGAAGCTTTCTATTTATTTTGCTGGTTCGATTCAAAAGGATCATGAGCAAAACGATTCGTATTGGACAGAAGAAGATTTTGCTTCTTTAAGAACTCTTTTAGATCCTCATTATGTTCATATTCTCAATCCCGCAGAACGGACAGATGATCTTAGTGACGAGTTCGCAGTTTTTGGAAGAGATATGACGCAAATTTATCTTGCAGATCTCCTATTTGTCGATGCACGTCATCGGCGGGGGCTTGGAGTAGGTGCTGAAATGATGTGGGCTAAAGTGCTTGGAAAACCCGTTGTCGTTTTGGCCCCAAAAGAAAGCCACTATCGCAAGGCTATCGCATCGCTGTTAGGACAACCTATTGATGATTACATCCATCCCTTTGTGGAGAGTTTAAGCGATTGTATTGCTGATTCTCTTGAAGAGGGAGCTGCATGGATACTCGAATTTGCTTCAGGAGAAGTTGGCCCAATCAAAGATTTAGAAACAATTGAGGAGGCGATGCAGTACTATAGAGAAATGCAGTTTCCTCAGGATAAGCCGATGAAACAACTCATTGAATCGAGCGAGATGTTGCAAGAAAGGTTTAATCTTTCGCCTAAATTTATACTCAAATAA
- a CDS encoding class I SAM-dependent methyltransferase — MFYFVVTLSIALIILFSLIFHTLKNGISPMPTSEKAKRALFDVLPDLDDGIIIDLGSGWGNLIFPLASRYRNCHVFGYENSPVPYWFSSLINHKKNLKIKRSNFFNVPLHDANMVVCYLFPKGMDQLKAKFEKELRAGTHVISHTFAIPGWSPKTVIEVNDLHNSKIYLYEVPN, encoded by the coding sequence ATGTTTTATTTTGTTGTAACACTATCCATTGCTCTTATCATTTTGTTTTCTCTCATTTTTCATACGTTGAAAAATGGAATTTCCCCCATGCCAACATCTGAGAAGGCAAAGCGGGCTCTTTTTGATGTGCTTCCCGACCTAGACGATGGCATCATTATTGATTTGGGATCTGGGTGGGGCAATTTGATTTTTCCTTTGGCAAGCCGCTATCGCAACTGTCATGTTTTTGGTTACGAAAATTCACCTGTTCCTTATTGGTTTTCATCTTTGATCAATCACAAAAAGAACCTTAAGATAAAACGTTCCAATTTTTTTAATGTCCCTCTCCATGATGCTAATATGGTTGTTTGCTATCTTTTCCCAAAGGGAATGGACCAACTCAAAGCAAAGTTCGAAAAAGAACTCCGAGCAGGAACGCATGTGATTAGTCATACATTTGCGATTCCAGGATGGAGTCCTAAGACAGTGATTGAAGTCAATGATCTCCACAATTCGAAAATTTATCTCTATGAGGTCCCAAATTGA
- the dnaG gene encoding DNA primase produces MGVYSKKSLELLREKIDLVEVVSSYVQMKSAGSSYKGLCPFHDEKTPSFVIQKGESHYHCFGCGAHGDAIAFLMSYMKMSFVEAIESLAERFQVPLEQVEWEREQTGPGKKELREALQLTADFYHYYLLHTDEGHQALKYLYDRGLDLDFVQLFKIGFAPKKGALFGELMKKEKQTAEILEKAGLIKTLATGKKKVFFSDRIMFPIQDALGHIIGFSGRKISEETFGPKYINTPETPLFKKSRTLYGLSFSRRRIAKEKRAIVVEGQIDALRLIQEGFDLTVAGQGTAFGEEHVRVLSELGVAHVYLALDGDEAGRVAASKIGHLFQKEGIEVSVTKLPPGSDPDTLLREEGPPAFKKLLADSQDYLTFLLGHLSEGVDVESPSQKNHLVQKMVERIRSWDHPLMVHESLRKLAKLTRVPEKLIGLGDEVMRRDVFVKRQGSVSEVSVDPDRVLETDLLRWLFLMGDSNQRLLNIIKANVRPEHFQIPLCRRLFSIYSESLEKEQKNDLLQLANNLESAEEQLLFSEIIQKKVNTEKAEEGVVETVTKLLQRHWMEKREKIRIQIQSGRCSEEEILELAKEFDTIKGQAPTIALPEK; encoded by the coding sequence ATGGGTGTCTATTCTAAAAAAAGTCTCGAGCTTTTACGAGAAAAGATCGACCTCGTCGAGGTTGTTTCGTCGTATGTTCAAATGAAGTCTGCAGGGAGTTCGTATAAAGGGCTTTGTCCGTTTCATGATGAAAAAACCCCCTCTTTTGTGATCCAAAAAGGAGAGTCCCACTATCATTGCTTTGGGTGCGGGGCTCATGGCGATGCGATTGCCTTTTTGATGAGCTACATGAAAATGTCATTTGTTGAAGCGATCGAATCTCTTGCCGAGCGATTCCAAGTTCCTTTAGAACAAGTAGAGTGGGAACGTGAACAAACCGGGCCGGGAAAAAAAGAGTTGCGCGAAGCACTGCAGCTTACCGCTGACTTTTATCATTACTACCTTCTTCATACAGACGAAGGGCATCAAGCTCTCAAATATCTCTATGACCGTGGACTCGACCTCGATTTCGTTCAACTTTTTAAAATTGGGTTTGCGCCTAAAAAAGGAGCTCTTTTTGGAGAGTTGATGAAAAAAGAGAAGCAAACAGCCGAAATCCTGGAAAAAGCCGGGTTAATCAAAACCCTTGCAACAGGGAAGAAAAAGGTTTTTTTCTCCGATCGTATCATGTTCCCTATTCAAGATGCACTGGGTCATATCATCGGCTTTTCTGGAAGAAAAATCAGTGAAGAGACCTTTGGTCCCAAATATATTAACACGCCAGAAACACCCCTCTTCAAAAAATCGCGCACCCTTTATGGACTGAGTTTTTCTAGGCGGCGTATTGCAAAAGAAAAACGGGCTATTGTGGTTGAAGGGCAAATCGATGCACTTCGGCTTATTCAAGAAGGATTTGATTTAACCGTTGCCGGGCAAGGAACTGCTTTTGGAGAAGAACATGTCAGAGTTTTAAGCGAGCTGGGTGTGGCACATGTTTACTTGGCCCTTGATGGGGATGAAGCTGGAAGAGTTGCCGCTTCAAAAATTGGACATCTCTTTCAAAAAGAGGGAATCGAAGTCTCTGTTACCAAGTTACCTCCTGGAAGCGATCCGGATACTCTTTTAAGAGAAGAAGGGCCACCAGCCTTTAAAAAACTTCTCGCAGACTCGCAGGATTATTTAACTTTTCTCCTCGGCCATCTTTCAGAGGGAGTTGATGTCGAATCTCCTTCGCAGAAAAACCACCTTGTTCAAAAAATGGTTGAGAGAATCCGGAGTTGGGATCATCCTCTTATGGTTCATGAAAGTCTGCGTAAATTGGCCAAGCTCACGCGTGTTCCCGAGAAACTCATTGGATTAGGAGATGAGGTCATGCGTCGCGATGTTTTTGTCAAAAGGCAAGGGAGCGTTTCCGAAGTTTCAGTCGATCCCGACCGGGTTTTAGAAACTGATCTTTTGCGCTGGCTTTTTTTGATGGGAGATTCCAATCAACGGTTGCTTAATATCATCAAAGCGAATGTGCGTCCTGAACATTTTCAAATTCCCCTTTGTCGCCGTCTTTTTTCCATCTATAGTGAAAGTCTAGAAAAAGAGCAAAAAAATGATTTGCTCCAACTTGCCAACAATCTCGAGTCAGCTGAAGAGCAGCTTCTTTTTTCTGAAATCATTCAAAAGAAAGTGAACACCGAAAAGGCTGAAGAAGGAGTGGTAGAAACCGTGACAAAACTTTTGCAGCGACATTGGATGGAGAAACGGGAAAAAATTCGGATTCAAATCCAAAGTGGACGGTGCTCTGAAGAAGAGATTCTCGAGCTTGCCAAAGAGTTCGACACAATCAAAGGGCAAGCACCAACGATCGCGTTGCCGGAGAAATGA